A single genomic interval of Spinacia oleracea cultivar Varoflay chromosome 6, BTI_SOV_V1, whole genome shotgun sequence harbors:
- the LOC110796954 gene encoding transcription factor MUTE gives MEMAVVQINQRCLRHHHYHHHRRRLSKAQTAMSHITVERNRRRQMNDHLKILRSLTPCFYIKKGDQASIIGGVVEFIKELHQVLQSLESQKRRKSLSPSPGPSPKQLQQPSPSPRQLANANIIGNHSFQFDGGKELVASCNSPVADVEAKISGCNVVLRVISKRSHGQLLRIITTLEKLSFEVLHLNISSMDDTVLYYFVVKIGLECELSMEELAAEVQRSFCTNHTITNNNITEI, from the exons ATGGAAATGGCGGTTGTGCAAATCAACCAACGTTGTCTTCGTCATCACCATTACCATCATCATCGTCGTCGTCTATCAAAAGCTCAGACGGCCATGTCACATATCACAGTTGAGAGGAACAGGAGAAGGCAGATGAATGACCATCTCAAGATTTTACGTTCCTTGACACCATGTTTCTACATCAAGAAG GGGGATCAAGCATCAATCATAGGTGGAGTAGTAGAATTCATAAAAGAGCTGCACCAAGTTCTTCAATCCTTAGAGTCACAAAAGAGAAGGAAAAGCTTAAGCCCGAGTCCCGGTCCAAGCCCGAAGCAACTACAACAACCTAGCCCGAGCCCGCGTCAACTAGCAAACGCTAACATTATCGGTAACCACTCCTTTCAATTCGACGGTGGGAAAGAGCTTGTGGCATCATGCAATTCTCCAGTAGCTGACGTGGAAGCAAAGATATCGGGATGTAACGTTGTGTTGAGGGTAATATCAAAGAGAAGTCATGGACAACTACTTAGGATTATTACTACACTTGAGAAGCTTTCATTTGAGGTCCTTCACTTGAATATTAGCAGCATGGATGACACTGTTCTTTACTATTTCGTCGTCAAG ATAGGGCTAGAGTGTGAGCTGAGCATGGAGGAACTAGCAGCTGAAGTTCAGCGAAGCTTTTGCACCAATCACACCATTACCAATAATAATATTACTGAGATTTAG